tttaattaaaaaaaaaaaaaaaaagttgagcttTCTAAAAAGTCCCGTCCCAAGGGTTTAATCCCTGGTTTTTCGAGGGAAAGACGGAAGGATCCGGCCCCGAGCGCAAATAAATGGGAGGCTGGGGGGTGGTTTGGGATGGGAAATCCCCCCCTAAAACATAAAAATGGGGTGAAAACCCCTCAAATGGGGGTTTTGGGGAGTGTTGGGAGGGGGGTGACCCTGTGGCGGGGACCCCAAACCACCCCGAGACAGCTGTGGGATCTGGGGCGCGTTCCCAAAGTGCCGATTCCCAGGAGGGATCCTTGGAGATGTTGGAATTTTGGGgttaaaaaagtgcaaaaaggggGAAAGTGTTGGGGGAGCAGCGGGAATtggggggggtttaggggggtGTTTTGCTTCCCATGGGTTGGAAAGGGTGAAATCCTTTGGGAAGGGGAGGTtgggaggtgctgggtgtcccgGCTGGATTCTGCACCGCCCGGCCGAGGTCTGGGGTGTCCCcgagggtggggaggggatggggacgggatgggaatGGGATTGAGACTGGGATTGGAACgggaatggggacaggagggggtgGGATTCATTTTGGGACTGGGATTCAGGTTAAagttgggatggggacaggaggggatgggattgggatgggaacAGAATGGGGACAGGActgggatggatggggaaaaggacaggactgggatgggactgggattgAGATGAGgacggggacaggatggggatgggaggggacgggattgggatggggatgggaacagtaacggggacaggatggggatgggaggggacgggattgggatggggatgggaacagTAACGGGGAcaggactgggatggggatggaaggggatgggattgggatgtgAGCGGGAACAGAATGGGGATAGgtttgggatggggatggggtgggattgGGATTGAGATGAGGACGGGGATGGGATGAGGATACGacggggatggggttggggacggggacaggattGGGATGGGGACGGAACGGGAAGGGATAGGATTGGGACGGGATCGAGctgaggatggggatgggtcaAGGATAGGATGGAGATGGGGTTGGGGAgaggatgggattgggatgggaagGGATAAAATTGTGATGGGATTGAGTTGAGGATGGGGACGGgattgggatggggtggggacaggacagggatggggatgaaaacgcagttggggacagggacaaggctgCAGGCGGGGATGGGACGGGGATGCAGATGTGGGGTgcgatggtggtggtgatggtggtggtggtggtggtggtgatggtggtggtgatggcaaCGGCAGTGCGGACGCAGCTGGGGACAGTGACAGGAggggtgcaggggctgcaggtggcGGGGGGGCTGGTGGTGCAGAGGGCGATGGGGCTGCGGATGCAGAGGAGGATGGTGGTGGGGCTGCAGGTGGGGTGAAGGGCGTGATGGAGATGGCAGACCAGATGAGGAGTGGGAAGGGGATGGTGTTGTAGGGGCTGCAGCTGGTGATGGCCGTggaggtggtggtgatggccGTGGAGGTGGTGATGATGGCCGTGGTGGTGGTGACGGCCGTGGTGATGATGGTGATGGCCGTGGTGGTGGTGACGGCCGTGGTGATGATGGCGATGGCCACGGTGGTGGTGATGGCCACGGTGATGATGGTGATGGCCACGGTGGTGGTGATGGCCACAGTGATGATGGCGATGGCCACGGTGGTGGCGATGGCCACGGTGATGATAGTGGTGGAGATGTTGCTGGTGATGGAGACGTTGATGGAGGTGGTGATGGCGGTGATGGCCGTGGTGACGATGGCGGTGGAGATGTtcatggtggtggtgatggcgaTAGCCGCGGCAGAGGGGGTGCAGATGCAGATGGTGATGGCCCCGGGCATGGGTGCGCCCTTGGGTGCTGCGCCCCTTGACTCAACAGCCACAGCCCCGGGTTTCTCCCCTGACTCAGCCCCACCACAGCCCGGGGTgcgggggttggggaggggggggtgtcaccgggggggggggggggcggggaacggGACACCCTGCAGGGAACCCACCAACTCAGCTCACGCGCCAGCCTCCTGCCGGCTTTCCGCTCTCCGGAGGCATGCGGGGGGATTTCCAGCCGCAGGAACGCCGGGATATCCGCCCCGGCATCCTTCCTGAccctgggcatggggagggggggggcacgaCACAGAGCCATGCGTGCCCTCCCCCAGCCAGGCccttggggttccccccccccagactTTACCCTCTTGGGGCATGTCACGAGCTCGGCCGTTCTCAGCAGAGGGGGTtgaggtggtggggggggggggcggggggcatcCGTCCCTGAAACTCCCCCACCCCCTTGGGACCCGTCCCACCGGCGTgaacccaggcgtccgggcgCATTCCTGGGGGGTGATTCACcgacgggggggggggccacccGTCAGCGCTTCCCTCCCGGCCCTCGgcggcctcctcttcctctcccggGCGCTGGATCCGGCCACCGCCCTCGCCGGGGCGGCCGGCGTGCCACGGCAGGTCTGCCCGGCCTCGCCATggggcacagctctgcctccgtttcccttctttttttctggggggtggggggtccctgggggtcttCTTGTGGGGGTCCCAGGCGAATCTGTGGGTCCCGGGGGCATCCGTGGGTCCCAGGTGTTGTTCACAAGTTCTGGGGACATCCGTGGAGTCCGGGTGCATCTGTGGATCCTAGGGGTATCCTTGCGACCTGGGGACTCTGGGGGTGCTGAAGATATCTATGGGTCCAGGGGGACATCCGTGGGTCCCAGGGATACACACATAGGTCCTGGGAATATCTGTGGGTCCCAGTGACATCCATGGGTCCTGGGGAACATCCATGGGTCCTAGGGACATCCATGGATCCTAGGGGACATCCATGGGTCCCAGAGATATCCATGGATCCTGGGTGCATCCATGGGTCCTGGGGAACATCCATGGGTCCCAGAGACATCCATGGATCCTGGGTGCATCTGTGGGTCTTGGGGGACGTTCATAGGTCCCAGGAACATCCACAGGTCCAAGAAGCGTCTGGGTGTATTGCTGGCATCTGCGTGTCCTGGGGCCATCCGTGGGTCCTGGTGGCATCTCCCAGGCTTTGCGCCCACCCTGCTAatgcccctctcctctccccacagtgGTCCTGCTGGACTTCGCCAAGGCACAGGGGGAGTTGGGCTGGCTCGCCCAGCCCTACGGCAAAGGGGTGAGCAGccggggacccaggcatccggccccatagaccaCCACTGCCCCAAGAGCccacaccagggatggggacatccatggggatggggatagcgATAGTGAcctccatggggatggggacgagggcatccatggggagggagagcagcatgGGGATGGGGATTGGAACACCCATGGTGACCTCCATAGGGATGGGGACATCCATGAGGATGGGGTTGGGAATATCCCTGGGCATGGGAACCTCCATGAGGATGGGAACATCCACGGGGTTGGGGACTTTCACTGGGGTGAGAACCTCcagggggatggagatggggccATCCATGGGGTTGGGGACCTTCACTGGGATGGGGACCTccatggggatggagatggggacttCCATGGGGATGGGACCTCCATTGGGATGGGGTTGAGGACCTccatggggatggagatggggccATCCACGGGGTTGGGGACCTTCACTGGGATGGGGACCTccatggggatggagatggggacctCCATTGGGATGGGACCTCCGTTGGGTTGAGGaccaccatggggacagggacacccatggggaTGGACACAGGGCCATCCATGGGGATGAGGCCAAGTGCATCCACGGGGACCAGGGGCACCACccaccctgcctcagtttccccctccccccaagtaGACCTTCATTTCTCTCCGGGGGGTGACAGTGGGACCTGCTGCAGTACGTGCTGAACGACTCCTTGATCTACATCTACTCGGTCTGCAAAGTGCTGGAGGGCGAGCAGGAGAACTGGCTCCGCACCAACTGGATCTACCGCGGGGTGGCCCAACGCGTCTTCATCGAACTCCAATTCACCGTCCGCGACTGCAACAGCTTCCCCACCGCCGGCGGCGGCTCCTGCAAGGAGACCTTCAACCTCTACTACGCCGAATCCGACGTGGATTACGGCACCAACTTCCAGAAGCGCCAATTCAAGAAGATCGACACCATCGCTCCGGATGAAATCACCGTCCAGGACGACTTTGCTTCCCGCAACGTGAAACTCAACGTGGAGGTGCGATCGGTGGGACCTCTCCGTCGCAAAGGGTTCTATTTGGCCTTCCAGGATTTGGGAGCTTGCGTGGCTTTGCTTTCCGTACGGATTTATTACAAGAGGTGCCCGGCTGTTTTACGGGGTATGGCTCGTTTTCCCGAAACGGTGGCCGGCGTCGACTCGCAGACCTTGGCCGAGGTGCGGGGGACCTGCGTGGAGGAGGCGGTGGCCGACCAAGCCCCGGCGCTGCATTGCAACGCCGACGGCGAGTGGTTGGTGCCCATCGGGGAGTGCCTGTGCCGGGCCGGCTACGAGAAAGTGGGAGACAGTTGCCAAGGTAGCGCttggtgggggagaggggggtaAATTGGGATTTGGGGGCGGGAAGAGGGGGGGTAAGGAGACGTGGGTTGGGGGATTGGAGGAGCCTTGAGGACGCCCCAGCTCAGCGCGTGCCAGGGGATAGAAGAGGGGGAGGCGGGAAAATGAGGTGTTGGCCCCAAAATTCCCCGTTCTGGTTCCTCGACCTCGAGCGTCACTAGCGCAGCGAGCGCGGCAGGGCTCAGagggatgggctgggggggggagggggggagatggTGTCCCAATAATACCAGAAGCTGCAAAATAAGGTGAAATACCCCAAAATCCCCACTCTGGgtgcttgggggtggggggagagggggagccccAAACCCAGCTGGGTGAGGATGccgtgggtggggaggggggatttgggggggtctCACTGATGTCATTGTGTGTTTGTGTCCccgtctgtgtccccccccgtcgtccccccgcctccagctTGTCCCCCCGGCTCCTTCAAGGCCACCGTGTCCCCCAgcggctgccagccctgcccgccccacaccctgccctcccccgccgccgccgccgcctgcccctgCCAGGACGGCTTCTTCCGCGCCCCCGACGACCCCCCCGACGACCCCTGCACCCGTAAGTGACACTTGaagggggggaaactgaggcacggcatGGCCATCCCCCCCTGACACCCCCTCTCTGctctctgtcccccccccaggtcctCCCTCGCCCCCCCAAGGCGTcacggccgtggggctgggggcctcGGTACAGCTACGTTGGTCCCCCCCCTCCGACCCGGGTGGCCGTGGGGATGTCACCTACAGCGTCACCTGCGAGCAGTGCTGGCCGGAGAGCGGGGAGTGCCGTCCCTGCGACGGGGGGGTCCGCTAttcgcagcccccccgggggttGACTGGGACGGGGGTCACCGTCACCGACCTGGAGCCGCACGTCAACTACACCTTCACCGTCGAAGCCCGGAACGGGGTGTCACCCTACAGCCACCACCGCAGCGTGGCCACCGCTACCATCAGCGTCAACCAGACGGGTAAGGGGCCACCAGCATCTCCCACAGCTTCCCTCCACCATGGGGACACCTCCGTGATGGCCCTGTcccccatggggacacccccctgaCATCCTTGTCCCCATGGCAGAGCCACCCCGGGTGACATCTGTGAGCCTGGATGGACGGACGGCCACCACCTTGGTCCTCTCCTGGACGGTGCCACCACGGCAGCAGAGTCGGGTCTGGAAGTACGAGGTCACCTACAGCAAGAAGGTCCGTCCCGAGTCATGGCttcgtccccccacccccaaatccatcCCCCCATCCATGTCCTTCCCCCATCCTTGCCCCCACCTGTGTCACCTCTCCATCCGTGTCGCTTCCATCCGTGTCGCTTCCATCCTTGCCCTCATCCATGTCACCTCCAtctgtgtcatctccatccttgtccccatccgtGTCACCTCTCCATCCGTGTCGCTTCCATCCATGTCGCTTCCATCCGTGTCACCTCCATCCTTGCCCTCATCCATGTCACCTCCATCCGTGTCATCTCCACCCTTGTCCCCACCCGTGTCACCCCTCCACCCGTGTCACCCCTCCACCCGTGTCACCCCTCCACCCGTGTCACCTCCATCCTTTCCCCCACCCATGTCCCCAGGTGGACGAGAACAGCTACTCGGTCCTGCGCTGCGAGGGCACCTCCGTCACCATCCCCAAGTTGTCCCCTGCCACCGCCTACGTGGTGCGGGTCCAGGCGCTCACCCCGGACGGTCACGGCGCCTACAGTCCCCAGCATGAATTTGAGACCCTGCCCGAGGGTGAGGACCAAGGAGGGGGGCAGAATTTTGGGATGGGGAGGTCCGGGGGGTGCATGgtcaccccaaaacaccccccgaATTGTCCCTGCAGGCTCTGAGGCCATGGCATCCGCCGCTGTCATCAGCGGCTCCGTCGCTGGTGTCGTCTTCGTCGTCCTCCTCTTGGCCGCTCTCCTCTATGTTCTCCGGCGGtaaggacataaaaaaaaaaaagaaaccccaaaaccccaaaataccatTTTTCCACCCCACCAAAGATGGGCAAGGGGTGATTTTTAGgggcaaaatgctgcttttctgcaggaggaggaggtcacGGCCACGCCAGTCCGTTGAGGATGTCTACTTCTCCAAGTCAGGTGAGGAATGGGATGTCAACGGATGATCAACCTCATCCACAGATGAGGTCAGCGGGGATGGGTAGGGGGTTGACATGGGTGCTGACCTCTCCCGGCACCCCACAGACCAGCTGAAGCCCCTCAAGACCTACGTTGACCCTCACACCTACGAAGACCCCAACCAGGCCATGCTGAAGTTCACCACCGAGATCCCTCCATCCTCCATCACCCGCCAGAAGGTCATCGGTGCCGGTAGGTCATCAGGTGTCTTTGTCTCCCCGAAGACACCCCAAAATTGGACCAGGGTGGGGGTCAAACATCCCCCCTTTCTCCGAGCAGGTGAATTTGGGGAGGTCTACAAGGGCACCCTGAAACGTGGTAAGAAGGAGGTGCCGGTGGCCATCAAGACCTTGAAGGTGGGCTACACGGAGAAGCAACGGGTGGACTTCTTGAGCGAAGCCACCATCATGGGCCAGTTCTGCCACCACAACATCATCCGCCTGGAAGGGGTCGTCTCCAAGTGTgagtgtccgtccccccccaagAAAACCTCCAATTTCCCtgcaaaacaccccaaaaaaaggctatGCAAAAATAGGGC
The window above is part of the Chroicocephalus ridibundus chromosome 16, bChrRid1.1, whole genome shotgun sequence genome. Proteins encoded here:
- the EPHA2 gene encoding ephrin type-A receptor 2, translated to MVVLLDFAKAQGELGWLAQPYGKGWDLLQYVLNDSLIYIYSVCKVLEGEQENWLRTNWIYRGVAQRVFIELQFTVRDCNSFPTAGGGSCKETFNLYYAESDVDYGTNFQKRQFKKIDTIAPDEITVQDDFASRNVKLNVEVRSVGPLRRKGFYLAFQDLGACVALLSVRIYYKRCPAVLRGMARFPETVAGVDSQTLAEVRGTCVEEAVADQAPALHCNADGEWLVPIGECLCRAGYEKVGDSCQACPPGSFKATVSPSGCQPCPPHTLPSPAAAAACPCQDGFFRAPDDPPDDPCTRPPSPPQGVTAVGLGASVQLRWSPPSDPGGRGDVTYSVTCEQCWPESGECRPCDGGVRYSQPPRGLTGTGVTVTDLEPHVNYTFTVEARNGVSPYSHHRSVATATISVNQTEPPRVTSVSLDGRTATTLVLSWTVPPRQQSRVWKYEVTYSKKVDENSYSVLRCEGTSVTIPKLSPATAYVVRVQALTPDGHGAYSPQHEFETLPEGSEAMASAAVISGSVAGVVFVVLLLAALLYVLRRRRRSRPRQSVEDVYFSKSDQLKPLKTYVDPHTYEDPNQAMLKFTTEIPPSSITRQKVIGAGEFGEVYKGTLKRGKKEVPVAIKTLKVGYTEKQRVDFLSEATIMGQFCHHNIIRLEGVVSKYKPFMIITEYMENGALDKFLREKEGEFGVIQLVGMLRGIAAGMKYLANMNYVHRDLAARNILVNSNLVCKVSDFGLSRVLEDDPEATYTTSGGKIPIRWTAPEAISYRKFTSASDVWSYGIVMWEVMSYGERPYWELSNHEVMKAINEGFRLPAPLDCPSAIYQLMMQCWQQERGRRPKFADIVSILDKLIRAPESLKALADFDPRVSIRLPSTSGSEGVPFRSVPEWLESIRMPQYTEHFMASGYSTIEKVLQMTSEDIKKIGVRLPGHQKRIAYSLLGLQEQVGAGGVPI